Part of the Vagococcus teuberi genome, CCTAGAAACAGATAAAGATAAATTAGAGAGATTAAGAGAAGAATTAGTTATGGATCAACAAATTTTAGTTGAAAAACAAACTAAAATTGAAAACGATAAAGCCGCTCTAGAATCTCAAGTTAGTGATTTGAAGAAAGAATTAGCTAATAATGAAGCAACTTTAAAAAAATTATCTGAAGAGCGAGTGATAAAAGAAGCACAAGCTGCGAAAGAAAAAGAGATGGCAAAAAAAGCAGAAGAATTGAAAAAAGAGGGAACGACCCCTGTTTCAACAGAATCTAACGGCAGTAGCAACACTTCAAATAACATTCAATCAGCATCGAGTGGATCAACTGTTAGTACGCCTGTCTCAACAGAGAAACCAGCAGCAAGTAGTAATGGACGTACCTTAACGATGCAATCGACAGCTTATTCTTATACAGAGGGTGGATTAACACCATACACAGCAACAGGAATTGATTTAAGAAAAAATTCTCGCGTGATTGCGGTTGATCCAAGTGTGATTCCTTTAAATTCATTAGTTGAAGTATCTGGTTATGGATTTGCGGTAGCTGGAGATACTGGTGGAGCTATAAGAGGCAATATTATTGATGTTCATTTTAATACAGTGACTGAGTGTAGAAATTGGGGAAGACGTACTGTAACAGTAACGATTCAATAAAAAAACAAAAAGTATCAAACAACTTTAACACTTAGTTGTTTGATACTTTTTTAATTTTCGGCACCCTTGTTACTTTTCTCTTCTATATAAACCATTAGTCCATCGTAGACAGAATCTGCTACTTTTTGATGATAATTTTTATTTTTTATGTAAGCAGCATCATAATCATTATTGATGTAACCTAACTCTAATAAGACAGCAGGCTTTGAATTTTCACGCAGTACTTGATAATCTTGATTACCAAAGCCTCTGTTTTCTAGAGGCAGAATGTTCGCAATACTATCGTTAATAGCTTGAGCAAGTGGTTTACCACTGTCTTTTCGGTAGAATGTGGTTGTTCCAGAAGCTGTATTAGCTTGTGCACTTGAATCATAATGAAAACTGATAAAAGCATTTGCTTGACTAGAGGAACTTATTTTTCCTATATCAGTCAAGGAAACAAATTTATCTTTATCACGTGTCATTAAAACATTAAACCCATGAGATTGGAGTTCTTTTCGAACTGCTAAGGCTGTTTTTAGCGTTACTTCTTTTTCTAAAGTTTTTCCATCAATAGTTTGAGCACCAGGGTCATCTCCACCATGTCCTGGGTCTAACATAACCGTAAATTCAGGCATTGGAATACCAGGTTTTTCTTCCTTACTAGATATCTTACGAGAAGTGACTTGCCAAGAATTTAAGAATCCAGTTTTACCATCTTTGGTTTTAACTTTCATCCACCCATCCTCTGTCTCAGATAAATACGTTAAAGTAGCACCATATTTTAAAAAATCACCTTTATTACTTGATGTTGAATTATTGCTCATTAAGTAAGCAGAAGTAGTGGCAACATGAAGCACTTGATTTTCTTTGTATTTATTGTCCCGGTTTTTTTGGATGATTAAGCTATCACTTGGCACCCAACCGTATTTTCCGTCACTATAAACACGTACCCAACCGTTTAGCTCAAGAGTCGCGTTCACGTGTTCATTCTTCTTTAACGTTTTGATTACCTTGCTGCTTTCTGAGTTATCTTTTTTCAGTTCTGTATTTCGTTTAGCAACAGAAGCAGTTAAGTTAGTATATGGACCACTAGTACCATCAAATAATAGCCAATTAGGTACCCAACCAACTGTTTTATCAGCTGTTTGTATTTTGTACCAATCATTTTTTTCATCCGTAATAGTGACTTTATCTTCTTTATGGACTTGAGTAATAACAGAAGAATACGCATCAGGTTTTTCACGGACATTTAGAGCAATTGTTCCCACAGTGGCAATTTGGCTATTCCCTCGCATATAATTAAAGCCGATAAAAACCAAAGCAACAACTAAAATATTAATGATAAACATTTTTATCGTGCGATTTATTGAGTTTGTGTTTTTCACATGGATTACCTCATTGATTAATTGATAAGGGATATTATAGCAAAAATTTTAGAAGTTGAGTAGTGAGTTATCCTATTATATCTTGACTTTTTGTACAATTTTTAGTATTTTAAGGATGAGTATCGATGAAGGAGACGTGCCTTTTTTACAAAAAAGAGAGAATGAATTTGGTGAAATCATTCATTTAAAGAGGACAGACACTCTGGAGATGGGTAGTAATATATCCCGCTAACGAGCGTTATATCGTTTAGAGAAAAAGTTTTTTGAAACTTTTTAAAAATAGGTGGTACCACGTGTAAGAAATTATTCGTCCTTGTTATAATTTAACAAGGGCTTTTTTTTATGAATAAATGATTAAAAGGAGATAGATATCATGCAGGAAAGAACAACATATTGTGGTCTAGTATCAGAAAAAGATTTAGGTCAAGAGGTTGTAGTAAAAGGGTGGGTGCAAAAGCGTCGTGACTTAGGAGGATTAATCTTTATCGATTTAAGAGATAGAGAAGGACTTGTTCAAGTAGTTTTCAACCCTGAAGTGTCACAAGAAGCTTTAAACATTGCAGACTCTTGTCGTAGTGAATACGTGATTGGTGTGAGAGGTAAGGTAGTAGAGAGAACAGGTTCAGCTATTAACCCTCGAATGAAGACAGGTAAAGTTGAAATTATCGCTGAAGACATCATCGTATACAATGAAGCAAAGACACCACCATTTGTCATCGAAGACGATCAAACGATTAGTGATGATGTGCGTATGAAATATCGTTACATGGATATTAGACGTCCATCAATGTTAAATAATCTAAAATTAAGACATCATGTAACACGTGTCATTCGCGAATTTTTAAATGATAATGGCTTTTTAGATGTGGAGACACCTTATTTAAATAAATCGACACCAGAAGGGGCAAGAGATTATCTGGTTCCTTCACGAGTTCATCCAGGACATTTTTACGCGTTACCTCAATCACCTCAAACAACTAAGCAATTGTTAATGGGAGCTGGAATTGATCGTTATTATCAGGTAGTTCGTTGTTTTAGAGATGAAGATCTACGAGGGGATCGCCAACCGGAATTCACCCAAGTGGATATTGAAACAAGTTTCTTAACAGAAGAAGACATCCAAGCGTATACTGAAAACATGTTATCGAAAGTGATGAAAGAAGTAATGGAAATTGATATTTCAATACCATTTCCACGCATGACGTATGATGATGCCATGGCTCGATTTGGTAGTGATAAACCAGATACACGTTTTGATATGGAACTAATTGATATGAAAGAAGCAGTAAAAGATGTGGAGTTTAAAGTATTTCAACAGGCTTTAAGTTCAGGTGGAGCTGTCAAAGTATTAAATGCTAAACAAGCTGCAGATAAGTATTCACGTAAAGATTTAGATAAGCTAGGTGAGTGGTTAGCGCAATTTGGTGCAAAAGGATTAGCTTGGGTCAAAGTAGAAGAAGATGGTCTTAAAGGACCAATCGCGAAGTTTTTAGTTGATGCAAGTGACAAAATAATTGAGACAACAAATGCTGAAGTAGGAGATTTATTATTGTTCTGTGCAGATACTGATTCAGTTGTCGCAGCATCACTCGGAGCGTTAAGAAATCGTCTAGGGAAAGAATTAGATTTGATTGATTCAGATCAGTTTAATTTCTTATGGGTAGTGGATTGGCCGTTATTTGAATACTCTGAAGAAGAAGACCGTTTTGTCGCAGCACATCATCCATTTACAATGCCAAAGGAAAGTGACATTGAATTATTAGAAACATCACCTGAAAAAGTTTACGCCAAAGCCTATGATGTGGTATTAAATGGATATGAGCTTGGTGGGGGCTCTTTAAGAATTTACCAACGAGATTTACAGGAGAAGATGTTTAAAGCATTAGGATTTACAAAAGAATCAGCTGAATCTCAATTTGGTTTTCTTTTAGATGCATTAGATTATGGATTCCCACCACATGGAGGAATTGCCTTAGGGTTAGATCGTTTAGTCATGTTGCTTGCGAAAAAAGATAATATCCGTGAAGTGATTGCTTTCCCTAAAAATAGTAAAGCTGCTGATTTGATGACTTCGGCTCCAAGTATAGCTTCAAAAGAGCAATTAGAAGAATTATCGCTAAGTGTTGAGTTAGAAGATTGATCGTTTTCTGTTAAGTAGTCAAGAAAATCGAGGAGATGCAACCAGTGGAAAAACTAAAAACATGTAAAGAGTATATGACGGATAACGGTTACATGGAAAAGGTTTCAATGGCCGTTGTTAATGGCATTTTACAAGCTATTGCACTGAATTTATTTTGGAGACCAGGACATATTTATGCCAGTGGTATCACAGGGCTAGGACAAATTATCGTCACGTTAGCTGAAAAAGCATCTGGCGTTGAGTTACCTATGGGAGTTGTATTGTACTGCTTAAATATTCCATTATTTATTTTAGCGTGGAAGATGCTAAGCCGAAAATTTACAGTCTTTACTATGGTATCCGTCTTTATGACAGCCTTTTTCGTCCAAATTATTCCAACTACTGTTCTATCTACAGACCCAATTATCTGTGCCATTTTTGGCGGGGGAGTTTGTGGACTTGGTGTTGGTTTAGCATTACGTAGTGGATTGTCTTCAGGGGGATTGGATATCGTTAGCATGACGATTCGAAAATTAACTGGTCGAAATGTAGGCTCATTAAATATTATTTTTAATGCGTGTATTATTTTGACATCAGGTTATTTATTTGGTTGGCCTTACTCTTTTTATAGTGCTTTTTCAATTTTTGTTAATGGTAAAGTAGTTGATATGGTTTATACTAAACAAAAGAAAATGCAAGTGATGATTATCACGACAAAACCACAAAAGGTAGTAGATGAGTTACAGTCTAGAATACGTCGAGGTATTACAATTTTAAATGATGCTGAAGGGGCGTTTTCTCATAACGAACAAAAAGTATTACTAACGGTATTAACCCGTGATCAGATTCCGATGTTGCAGCATGCAATGCAGCATGCTGATCCAAAAGCGTTTGTGAGTATTTCTGAGAACGTAACAATTATGGGGAACTTTTATGAAACAATTGATTAACTATTAATAACCCCTCTATTATTATACATTTTTAAATAAAGCTGTGTTTTTTGTAAAAAAATAAACGAAATTTTGCAATAATATTAAGAA contains:
- a CDS encoding 3D domain-containing protein encodes the protein MNYRKTITGLLCFVMLTSMPVSLFAATKEEDVKKQSVEISEKIDSALDNVNKNYRDLENLKSDVLDTESKILTTQQQIEKTKRSMEKRKEMVASRMKTIQTNEQSTTMVDTLLNANSVSDFVNRAVAMTVLQTAEKSKIETLETDKDKLERLREELVMDQQILVEKQTKIENDKAALESQVSDLKKELANNEATLKKLSEERVIKEAQAAKEKEMAKKAEELKKEGTTPVSTESNGSSNTSNNIQSASSGSTVSTPVSTEKPAASSNGRTLTMQSTAYSYTEGGLTPYTATGIDLRKNSRVIAVDPSVIPLNSLVEVSGYGFAVAGDTGGAIRGNIIDVHFNTVTECRNWGRRTVTVTIQ
- a CDS encoding N-acetylmuramoyl-L-alanine amidase yields the protein MKNTNSINRTIKMFIINILVVALVFIGFNYMRGNSQIATVGTIALNVREKPDAYSSVITQVHKEDKVTITDEKNDWYKIQTADKTVGWVPNWLLFDGTSGPYTNLTASVAKRNTELKKDNSESSKVIKTLKKNEHVNATLELNGWVRVYSDGKYGWVPSDSLIIQKNRDNKYKENQVLHVATTSAYLMSNNSTSSNKGDFLKYGATLTYLSETEDGWMKVKTKDGKTGFLNSWQVTSRKISSKEEKPGIPMPEFTVMLDPGHGGDDPGAQTIDGKTLEKEVTLKTALAVRKELQSHGFNVLMTRDKDKFVSLTDIGKISSSSQANAFISFHYDSSAQANTASGTTTFYRKDSGKPLAQAINDSIANILPLENRGFGNQDYQVLRENSKPAVLLELGYINNDYDAAYIKNKNYHQKVADSVYDGLMVYIEEKSNKGAEN
- the aspS gene encoding aspartate--tRNA ligase, giving the protein MQERTTYCGLVSEKDLGQEVVVKGWVQKRRDLGGLIFIDLRDREGLVQVVFNPEVSQEALNIADSCRSEYVIGVRGKVVERTGSAINPRMKTGKVEIIAEDIIVYNEAKTPPFVIEDDQTISDDVRMKYRYMDIRRPSMLNNLKLRHHVTRVIREFLNDNGFLDVETPYLNKSTPEGARDYLVPSRVHPGHFYALPQSPQTTKQLLMGAGIDRYYQVVRCFRDEDLRGDRQPEFTQVDIETSFLTEEDIQAYTENMLSKVMKEVMEIDISIPFPRMTYDDAMARFGSDKPDTRFDMELIDMKEAVKDVEFKVFQQALSSGGAVKVLNAKQAADKYSRKDLDKLGEWLAQFGAKGLAWVKVEEDGLKGPIAKFLVDASDKIIETTNAEVGDLLLFCADTDSVVAASLGALRNRLGKELDLIDSDQFNFLWVVDWPLFEYSEEEDRFVAAHHPFTMPKESDIELLETSPEKVYAKAYDVVLNGYELGGGSLRIYQRDLQEKMFKALGFTKESAESQFGFLLDALDYGFPPHGGIALGLDRLVMLLAKKDNIREVIAFPKNSKAADLMTSAPSIASKEQLEELSLSVELED
- a CDS encoding YitT family protein; translated protein: MTDNGYMEKVSMAVVNGILQAIALNLFWRPGHIYASGITGLGQIIVTLAEKASGVELPMGVVLYCLNIPLFILAWKMLSRKFTVFTMVSVFMTAFFVQIIPTTVLSTDPIICAIFGGGVCGLGVGLALRSGLSSGGLDIVSMTIRKLTGRNVGSLNIIFNACIILTSGYLFGWPYSFYSAFSIFVNGKVVDMVYTKQKKMQVMIITTKPQKVVDELQSRIRRGITILNDAEGAFSHNEQKVLLTVLTRDQIPMLQHAMQHADPKAFVSISENVTIMGNFYETID